In the Festucalex cinctus isolate MCC-2025b chromosome 10, RoL_Fcin_1.0, whole genome shotgun sequence genome, one interval contains:
- the frem1b gene encoding FRAS1-related extracellular matrix protein 1b isoform X2 — MSQAFQLVKALHWLSFFYDARKSCEAPVFLFLLHLMVTSRPRRTKWKSTTFPLLGPPCGRRTSGSLWNLFVREDVDVRHIGSLHSRGSLSSTQLPARLPKMAAAGMLLPLLLLARAVAGGVVEVNAGMEVARGRSAFLSKEQLRIGTEADALCKVEVVLNQPITQRVGRLTPQVFDCDFLPEEVMYQHNGSPLLDSDQVLLRVYRLGSWETRVESVVMQVRVVERSPGLVDLGPTPLVVPDFYGLSNAIDRSVVNIPGRDGAACTVRLVAAAGVLTAGQLVREDDALQRKGGDAAAPPCPGKRACASGTKEVSFLKTSCQDFLSSGLKYRHLSPPSPDLDYVAISVELRELETRALLEAESVWLPVQIVGATPNQPPRAAFMASLILEVDQFVLTPITTATLDAEDPEGPKDGLVFNVTVPPPRGYVTHLDQHNKPVGSFTWSDLHHLKVAYQPPNSSRPARDNFQMEFQSFDPSFASSPPIVVHVSIRAAETDAPRVSWNTGLDLLEGQSRAITWAELQIVDRDNIDDVFLVAVDGPEHGRLLVGGAKAFAFGVRDLREGRVAYEHAGGESARDRVLFRISDGRHSLRHKFPINVLPLDDTPPFLVNNVALEVPEGAALRLRPDHLLASDLDSADDRILFSVVLPPRAGRLFARDRPRDPAGLPITSFLQRDLTRGLIFYQHSGDEIFHDSFHVTLADAHVPPNLSHAYTVSVVVFPVEDELPVESAASVRHLTVEETQVAFITRAHLRFTHVEHPDADLSYTVTRPCYSPQQPGLMDAGRLFFVDSGAALRRDPTAPALKSFTQHAVDHLKVAYMPPLEDIGPEPLQVRFVFSVGDRGGGAVNDLDFNITVTPVDDQSPEAFSNLLRVEEGGTAFVTDEHVLVRDRDTREPDLKVALERPARRGRLELRGRTLRPGDAFVLADLRGLAVRYVHDDSESTEDDVGLRVTDGVNAVLLDLLVHVVPVNDEPPQLGAGLRGELRCPEGGRVQVTADYLAATDRDSEDAKLSYMLARRPARGELRKAGLPVDKFSQEDLLQGHVFYVHTGGEIGPAPASDTVTLIISDGDAGGMDGCCHGDAPPVPLHGTLPVYDLNVTLLPVNNKVPSVILGASMLAVDEGSRACLCGGVLGASDPDSTPEQLTFHLDAKPLHGFLENVQPTPGYEKSNAGIPIESFKLDELTSGFINYVQSEHKGAEPTVDQLLISVSDGLHHSASVPVYIVINPTNDEKPSLHLANFTVKEGGMRELTPSLLDAFDLDAPPDELTFSLTGAPAHGSLKASASSRPEEESGASLVAVTSFTLRELRQGMRLWYAHDDSESPHDRLTLRLTDGVHSLSATAAVAVLPVDDHPPRLLKNAGAEAEPGERRLLSAVVLQAEDVDTPPQGIFYLLHAAPRFGKLQLKSETGQKELAAGQNFTQDDVDANRLSYTPRLHADDDGFKGHDSFRFSLSDLEHQSSAHTFDITISTTHKGEVRVWTGDVRVSSGERAVLNTDVLRAQDGGGRPERLVYTVTAAPRHGLLHAAARPGVPLRNFTQMDVAAQRVCYTHDNDRRHRGDTFSFVVSNGERSQAASVHVSVQASDRVPPTLEANAGVRVRDGGEAVIGAERLRLADARAPAGELAFALIRPPRRGRLLLRGVPLGPPPAGFTQADVDGRHLAYRHEVAAAGRPLNDSFLFLPGDGRNRGYLRFGRLRTEPDVFHVHVEQVDRSPPFVTTLSRPSDVIVLRDGRRALSITSKHLRAADDHSLPDQIQFAVVTPPRFGHLENIHTGAYVRGRFTQRDVERRSLVLVVPADVDVTGDSFLFRLSDPAGNVGAPQTLDLSWSRIELSASCFRTCETAGRLQVLIQRRGKSADPAYVAIQVQDGTAKVGQDFTHSTAGLIQFDPGVNRKTWSIYLHADGLEENDEDFTVTLKNPKNAILGQTTSAKVEIIDPRGGRCDLSVEKAAEAPPPTPPLATPTPEVATPTPAGEDHTVLDVEAELVWESTHPPRGDVPNRRPFADHDDQGEEPQDQPHPGLAQQEGARSSGLKVTSVAEKMDQKVWTFHSLTSLRLEEEEEVEVAPPAAGGATEDQRPGSAPHVHRAGSRKKEAESRQRKTGRSLSGHCEEGWTHHRGRCYLASSSVSSWASAERACSFLSDGGLPSVRSRRELAWLWRFAGKKPFWMAPAHVLPTAQQGRPGAWPSSPSSSSWWAPACLLAESASRWTSGSCDAHTQHAFICQASPRAR; from the exons GAAGTCTTTCAAGCACGCAACTTCCTGCCCGTCtgcccaagatggccgccgcgggCATGCTCCTCCCACTGCTGCTGCTCGCCCGGGCGGTCGCCGGCGGCGTCGTGGAGGTGAACGCGGGCATGGAGGTGGCCAGGGGCCGTTCGGCCTTCCTGTCCAAGGAGCAGCTGCGGATTGGGACGGAGGCCGACGCCCTCTGCAAGGTGGAGGTGGTCCTCAACCAGCCAATCACGCAGCGGGTGGGCCGGCTCACGCCGCAG gtgTTTGACTGCGACTTCCTGCCAGAGGAAGTCATGTACCAGCACAACGGAAGTCCTCTGCTGGACAGCGACCAAGTCCTCCTGCGGGTCTACAG GTTGGGCTCTTGGGAGACCCGAGTGGAGTCGGTGGTGATGCAGGTTCGCGTGGTGGAGCGCTCGCCCGGCCTGGTGGACTTGGGGCCGACCCCGCTGGTGGTTCCGGACTTCTACGGGCTGTCCAACGCCATCGACCGCTCGGTCGTCAACATCCCAGGCCGGGACGGCGCGGCGTGCACCGTGCGACTGGTCGCCGCCGCCGGAGTCCTGACCGCGGGTCAGCTGGTGCGGGAGGACGATGCCCTCCAGAGGAAAG GTGGCGATGCGGCGGCGCCGCCCTGCCCGGGCAAGCGAGCCTGCGCGTCGGGCACCAAGGAAGTGTCTTTCCTGAAGACCAGCTGCCAGGACTTCCTGAGTTCCGGCCTCAAGTACCGACACCTCAGCCCCCCCTCGCCCGACCTCGACTACGTCGCCATCAGCGTGGAGCTCAGGGAACTGGAGACCAGGGCTCTGCTGGAg GCGGAGTCTGTGTGGCTGCCGGTGCAGATCGTCGGGGCCACGCCCAACCAGCCGCCGCGGGCCGCCTTCATGGCGTCCCTCATCCTGGAAGTGGACCAGTTCGTCCTGACCCCCATCACCACCGCCACGCTGGACGCCGAAGACCCCGAGGGCCCCAAGGACGGGCTGGTGTTCAACGTGACAGTCCCGCCCCCGCGGGGCTACGTCACCCACCTGGACCAGCACAACAAACCCGTGGGCTCCTTCACCTGGTCCGACCTGCACCACCTGAAGGTGGCGTACCAGCCGCCCAACAGCAGCCGCCCCGCCCGCGACAACTTTCAG ATGGAGTTCCAGTCCTTTGACCCTTCCTTTGCGAGCAGTCCGCCCATCGTGGTCCACGTGTCCATCAGGGCGGCGGAGACGGACGCGCCTCGGGTGTCCTGGAACACGG GTCTGGACCTGCTAGAAGGTCAGTCGCGAGCCATCACGTGGGCGGAGCTGCAGATCGTGGACCGCGACAACATCGACGACGTCTTCCTGGTGGCCGTGGATGGTCCCGAGCACGGACGCCTCCTCGTCGGAG GTGCGAAGGCGTTTGCGTTCGGCGTGCGCGATCTACGCGAGGGCCGCGTGGCGTACGAGCACGCGGGCGGCGAGAGCGCGCGCGACCGCGTGCTCTTCCGCATCAGCGACGGGCGCCACAGCCTGCGTCACAAGTTCCCCATCAACGTCCTGCCCCTCGACGACACGCCGCCCTTCCTGGTCAACAACGTGGCGCTGGAGGTGCCCGAGGGCGCCGCCCTCAGGCTCCGCCCCGACCACCTCCTGGCCTCCGACCTGGACTCGGCCGACGACCGCATCCTCTTCAGCGTGGTGCTGCCCCCGAGGGCCGGACGCCTCTTCGCCAGGGACCGTCCCCGTGACCCCG CAGGCCTTCCCATCACGTCCTTCCTCCAACGCGACTTGACTCGGGGTCTCATCTTTTACCAACACTCCGGAGACGAAATCTTCCACGACTCCTTCCACGTCACACTGGCCGACGCCCACGTGCCGCCCAACCTATCGCACGCTTAC ACGGTGTCGGTGGTGGTGTTCCCGGTGGAGGACGAGCTCCCGGTGGAATCGGCCGCAAGCGTGCGCCACCTGACGGTGGAGGAGACCCAAGTGGCGTTCATCACACGCGCGCACCTGCGCTTCACCCACGTGGAACACCCGGACGCAGACCTCAGCTACACCGTCACCCGGCCCTGCTACAGCCCCCAACAACCCGG TTTGATGGACGCCGGTCGCCTCTTCTTCGTGGACAGCGGCGCCGCCCTGAGGCGGGACCCGACGGCGCCGGCGCTCAAGTCTTTCACGCAG CACGCGGTGGACCACCTGAAGGTGGCGTACATGCCGCCCCTGGAGGACATCGGACCCGAGCCGCTCCAAGTCCGCTTCGTCTTCTCCGTCGGCGACCGCGGAGGCGGCGCCGTCAACGACCTCGATTTCAACATCACCGTCACGCCCGTCGACGACCAGTCGCCCGAG gCTTTCAGCAATTTGCTGCGCGTGGAGGAAGGCGGCACGGCGTTCGTGACGGACGAGCACGTGCTGGTGCGTGACCGCGACACCCGCGAACCGGACCTGAAGGTGGCGCTGGAGCGCCCGGCTCGCCGCGGACGACTAGAACTGCGAGGGCGAACCCTGCGACCCGGAGACGCGTTCGTGCTCGCCGACCTCCGAGGACTTGCCGTCAG GTACGTCCACGACGACTCGGAAAGCACCGAGGATGACGTGGGTTTGCGTGTGACGGACGGCGTCAACGCCGTCCTGCTGGATCTGCTCGTCCAC GTGGTGCCCGTGAACGACGAGCCCCCGCAGCTGGGCGCGGGCCTGCGCGGCGAACTGCGCTGCCCGGAGGGGGGCCGCGTCCAGGTGACGGCCGACTACCTGGCGGCCACCGACCGCGACAGCGAAGATGCCAAGCTGAGCTACATGCTAGCGCGCCGGCCCGCCAGAGGCGAGCTGCGCAAGGCGGGGCTTCCCGTCGACAAGTTCTCGCAAGAGGACCTCCTGCAGGGTCACGTGTTCTATGTGCACACGG GCGGCGAGATCGGTCCCGCTCCCGCCTCCGACACCGTCACGCTCATCATCTCCGACGGCGACGCGGGCGGGATGGACGGCTGTTGCCACGGCGACGCCCCGCCCGTCCCGCTGCACGGCACACTTCCCGTGTACGACCTCAATGTCACTCTACTTCCTGTCAACAACAAAGTTCCCAGCGTCATCCTGG GAGCATCCATGTTGGCGGTGGACGAGGGTTCGCGGGCGTGTCTGTGCGGGGGGGTCCTGGGGGCCTCGGACCCCGACAGCACCCCAGAGCAGCTGACCTTTCACCTGGACGCCAAACCCCTGCACGGCTTCCTGGAAAACGTTCAGCCCACGCCGGGATACGAGAAGAGCAACGCCGGAATTCCCATAG AGTCGTTCAAGTTGGACGAGTTGACGTCCGGCTTCATCAACTACGTCCAATCGGAGCACAAAGGGGCGGAGCCGACGGTGGACCAATTGCTGATCAGCGTGAGCGACGGCCTGCATCACTCCGCCTCCGTCCCCGTCTACATCGTCATCAATCCCACCAATGACGAGAAGCCGTCACTGCACCTGGCCAACTTTACC GTGAAGGAGGGGGGCATGCGGGAATTGACCCCGTCCCTCCTGGACGCCTTTGACCTGGACGCCCCGCCGGACGAGCTGACCTTCAGCCTGACGGGGGCGCCGGCGCACGGCAGCCTGAAGGCGAGCGCGTCGTCCCGCCCCGAAGAAGAATCCGGCGCTTCCCTCGTGGCCGTCACCTCCTTCACCCTGCGAGAGCTGCGGCAGG GCATGCGCTTGTGGTACGCGCACGACGACTCTGAGAGCCCGCACGACCGTCTGACACTGCGACTGACGGACGGTGTCCACTCGCtcagcgccaccgccgccgtcgCCGTGCTGCCCGTCGACGACCACCCGCCACGCCTCCTCAA GAACGCCGGCGCGGAGGCGGAGCCTGGCGAGCGCCGGCTGCTCTCCGCCGTGGTCCTCCAGGCCGAGGACGTGGACACGCCCCCCCAGGGAATCTTCTACCTGCTGCACGCCGCGCCTCGCTTCGGGAAACTGCAGCTGAAG agcGAGACGGGCCAGAAGGAGCTGGCGGCGGGTCAGAACTTCACTCAGGACGACGTGGACGCCAACCGGCTAAGCTACACGCCCCGCCTGCACGCTGACGACGATGGGTTCAAAGGTCACGACAGCTTCCGCTTCAGCCTGAGTGATCTGGAACACCAAAGCTCCGCCCACACCTTTGACATCACCATCAGCACCACCCACAAAG GCGAGGTGCGGGTGTGGACGGGCGATGTGCGCGTGTCGTCGGGCGAGCGCGCCGTCCTCAACACGGACGTGCTGCGGGCGCAGGACGGCGGCGGGCGTCCCGAGCGGCTGGTGTACACGGTGACGGCGGCGCCGCGTCACGGCCTGCTGcacgccgccgcgcgacccggcGTGCCGCTCCGCAACTTCACGCAGATGGACGTGGCCGCGCAGCGCGTCTGCTACACGCACGACAACGACCGACGACACCGCGGCGACACCTTCAG TTTTGTGGTGAGCAACGGCGAGCGCTCGCAGGCGGCCAGCGTGCACGTGTCCGTCCAGGCGTCGGACCGCGTCCCGCCCACCCTGGAGGCGAACGccggcgtgcgcgtgcgcgacgGCGGCGAGGCCGTCATCGGCGCCGAGCGCCTGCGGCTCGCCGACGCCCGCGCGCCCGCCGGCGAGCTGGCCTTCGCGCTGATCCGCCCGCCGCGACGCGGACGCCTGCTGCTGCGCGGCGTCCCGCTGGGCCCGCCCCCGGCCGGCTTCACCCAGGCCGACGTGGACGGGCGCCACCTGGCGTACCGGCACGAGGTCGCCGCCGCCGGCCGGCCGCTCAACGACAGCTTCCTCTTCCTGCCCGGCGACGGACGCAACCGCGGATACTTGAGATTCGGGCGGCTCAGGACCGAGCCGGACGTCTTTCACGTGCAC GTGGAGCAGGTGGACCGCTCGCCTCCGTTCGTGACGACGTTGTCGCGGCCCAGCGATGTGATCGTCCTGCGCGACGGTCGCCGGGCGCTCTCCATCACGTCCAAGCATCTGCGGGCCGCCGACGATCACAGTCTGCCCGATCAGATCCAGTTCGCCGTCGTCACGCCGCCGCGCTTCGGACACCTGGAGAACATCCATACCG GAGCGTACGTCCGAGGGCGTTTCACGCAGCGAGACGTGGAGCGCCGCTCGCTGGTGTTGGTGGTGCCCGCCGACGTGGACGTGACCGGGGACAGCTTCCTGTTCCGGCTCAGCGACCCGGCGGGGAACGTCGGCGCGCCGCAAAC TCTGGATCTGTCCTGGTCCCGAATCGAATTGTCGGCCAGCTGCTTCCGGACCTGCGAGACGGCGGGAAGGCTTCAGGTCCTGATCCAGCGACGCGGGAAGAGCGCCGACCCGGCGTACGTCGCCATCCAG GTCCAGGATGGGACTGCCAAAGTGGGTCAGGACTTCACACACAGCACAGCCGGACTGATCCAGTTTGATCCAG GAGTCAACAGGAAGACGTGGAGCATCTACCTGCACGCCGACGGCCTGGAGGAGAACGACGAGGACTTCACGGTGACTCTGAAGAACCCCAAGAACGCCATCTTGGGACAGACCACCTCCGCCAAGGTGGAGATCATCGACCCCAGAGGAG GACGTTGCGATTTGAGCGTGGAGAAAGCCGCCGAGGCCCCTCCTCCTACTCCTCCCCTCGCCACGCCCACCCCAGAAGTTGCCACGCCCACTCCGGCAGGAGAAGACCACACCGTCCTGGATGTAGAGGCGGAGCTTGTATGGGAGAGCACCCACCCTCCCCGAGGCGACGTTCCGAACCGCCGCCCCTTCGCCGACCACGACGACCAGGGAGAAGAACCGCAAGACCAACCGCATCCCGGACTCGCGCAGCAGGAAGGCGCCCGCAGTTCTGGACTCAAG GTGACGTCAGTGGCAGAAAAGATGGACCAGAAAGTCTGGACG TTCCACAGTCTGACTTCTCTGCgcttggaggaggaggaggaggtggaagtcgcacccccggcagCAGGTGGCGCCACCGAGGATCAGCGCCCAGGAAGCGCCCCTCACGTGCATCGCGCAGGAAGCAGGAAGAAAGAGGCGGAGTCACGCCAGCGCAAA ACGGGGCGGTCGCTGAGCGGCCACTGCGAAGAGGGCTGGACTCACCACAGGGGGCGCTGTTACCTGGCCAGCTCCTCCGTCAGCAGCTGGGCGAGCGCCGAGCGCGCCTGCTCCTTCCT gtcCGACGGCGGCCTGCCGAGCGTCCGGTCCAGACGAGAGCTGGCCTGGCTCTGGAGATTCGCCGGCAAGAAACCCTTTTGGATGGCGCCGGCCCACGTGCTGCCAACGGCGCAACAAG GCCGTCCAGGGGCGTGGCCGTCTTCACCGTCTTCGTCGTCCTGGTGGGCGCCGGCGTGTTTGCTGGCGGAGAGCGCCTCCCGCTGGACGAGCGGCAGCTGCGACGCGCACACGCAGCACGCCTTCATCTGCCAGGCGTCGCCTCGCGCTCGCTAG